From the Butyrivibrio fibrisolvens genome, one window contains:
- a CDS encoding SNF2-related protein, with translation MKFRAENSNGEEKTILGQIEKELSDVAIVLCYEKHNSAMMMKRTRINLKELTRARIKNGSICLVEGKSVRILEKSKKMTKTGLHGYYCEFFGTNKVRLVSEAKLIADYESAAVTTVDLLKQDKITNYTLWRSRENISDYYINSSLVMEGFDIAINSKIEMYEHQLETVRGIVANKPYRAMLSDEVGLGKSIEALVVLKYAIRNGFVNRAIIVVPSQLVQQWRLEATSKFSLDAQVFIYHSYVVQKKIPQVLIIGFDDYKKYAADYFEYAKWDFAIVDEAHKVIRDNKLYASIMKISKATENYLMLSATPILQRTEEYYNLLRLLFPHHYTSIGINKFNNVMKIREKIIDDVNYLAENLRYYKEYALYEDYLTRLNGINEVVNDDYLKELLERMSEQEDDSYNIAYIAVNYLSATYEIDSKFIRHRRQSVLDPTTKRILYEAIPIDSGAFDFGLNERDLKDQVIAELDESISNEIVNIDKAIQICNALFSSIGALFGVITRNKLEKCFPNTLQAISRSADKENFRMANLRLNTIIPVLKKLIETGDKIIIFTDYYETVSLIYNRLVKEFGDNKVAKFSSELSPAGMQIAVNKFKHDKACQILVCDKSGGEGRNFQFAEYIIHYDMPWSPADLEQRIGRLDRIGRKHNHNVKNIVFYEPDTVEEDLFNLYNNSLNIFEESLCGIEIVFEDMNSAIKDHLKKGVKIGFENLSETLCDLKKIAEDQISYENLSIMLQHSDDSYKNIEDELMKHFDESSTLKYQDAIASWIEAQEIGDCKLSSNPYRGAKIHIYESSKHNDCKVEGTFFVKDALEYEDVDFLTCQHPIVRELSEEVIDSNDGRFSAVKVNDSDVEWKGLILSWNLDLDIPDYFSGEWDKDLLPLTNEFITNNRIKIVYPMNDSKYMMYEDIINSVDNGLLNKTCEDISRSEIEDILDYSDLEEDVKIAIKETKSKYSEIEKSTFAQALLEKKIEDLEFKCQLNNQMKVSNTYDEKKLELYKALRKAMNAANGVLDSILFVCLEK, from the coding sequence GTGAAATTTAGAGCAGAAAACTCTAATGGTGAAGAAAAAACAATACTGGGTCAGATAGAGAAAGAGCTTTCTGACGTTGCAATAGTCCTTTGTTATGAAAAACATAATAGCGCGATGATGATGAAGAGAACCAGGATTAATCTTAAGGAGCTAACTAGAGCAAGGATCAAAAATGGTTCAATCTGTTTGGTTGAGGGAAAATCTGTCAGAATACTGGAAAAGTCAAAAAAAATGACAAAGACAGGTCTTCATGGGTATTATTGTGAGTTTTTTGGTACTAATAAAGTTCGACTTGTAAGTGAGGCTAAGCTAATAGCAGATTATGAGAGCGCTGCAGTTACAACTGTTGATTTATTGAAACAAGATAAGATTACAAATTACACGTTGTGGAGATCCAGAGAAAATATAAGTGATTATTATATTAATTCTTCACTTGTTATGGAAGGCTTTGATATAGCTATAAATAGCAAAATAGAAATGTATGAACATCAGCTGGAAACTGTGCGTGGTATTGTGGCTAACAAACCATATAGGGCAATGCTATCAGATGAGGTTGGATTAGGAAAGTCTATAGAAGCGCTAGTGGTTTTAAAGTATGCTATTAGAAATGGTTTTGTTAATAGAGCTATAATTGTTGTTCCAAGCCAGCTTGTACAACAGTGGAGACTAGAAGCTACTAGTAAATTTTCTTTAGACGCTCAAGTGTTTATATACCACTCTTATGTCGTTCAGAAGAAGATTCCTCAAGTACTGATTATTGGATTTGATGATTATAAGAAATATGCAGCAGATTATTTTGAATACGCTAAGTGGGATTTTGCGATTGTTGATGAAGCTCATAAAGTAATTAGAGATAATAAGCTTTATGCAAGTATAATGAAGATAAGTAAGGCTACAGAAAACTACCTTATGCTTAGTGCTACTCCAATTTTGCAGAGGACAGAGGAGTATTATAATCTTTTACGCCTATTATTCCCTCATCACTATACATCGATTGGAATTAATAAATTTAATAATGTAATGAAAATCAGAGAGAAGATAATAGATGATGTCAATTATCTAGCTGAGAATTTAAGATATTATAAAGAATATGCTCTTTATGAAGATTATTTGACAAGATTAAATGGAATAAATGAAGTTGTAAATGATGATTATTTAAAAGAATTATTGGAGCGGATGAGTGAGCAAGAAGATGATTCTTATAATATAGCATATATTGCAGTTAATTATCTGTCTGCTACATATGAGATAGATTCAAAATTTATAAGACATAGAAGACAATCTGTTTTAGATCCAACTACAAAAAGAATTCTTTATGAAGCAATTCCAATTGATTCAGGCGCATTTGACTTTGGACTTAATGAGCGTGATTTGAAAGATCAAGTCATAGCTGAGCTTGATGAGAGCATATCAAATGAAATTGTTAATATAGATAAAGCTATTCAAATTTGTAATGCTTTGTTTAGCTCTATTGGTGCCTTGTTCGGCGTTATAACTCGTAATAAATTAGAAAAGTGCTTTCCAAACACATTACAGGCCATTAGTAGAAGTGCAGATAAAGAAAACTTTAGAATGGCGAATTTAAGACTTAATACAATAATACCAGTATTAAAGAAACTTATTGAAACTGGCGATAAAATAATTATTTTTACAGATTACTATGAGACTGTTAGCCTGATATATAACAGACTAGTAAAGGAATTTGGAGATAATAAAGTAGCAAAGTTTTCAAGTGAATTAAGTCCAGCTGGAATGCAGATAGCAGTTAATAAATTTAAACATGACAAAGCATGTCAAATTTTGGTATGTGATAAATCCGGAGGTGAAGGAAGAAACTTTCAATTTGCAGAATACATAATTCATTATGATATGCCATGGTCTCCAGCTGATTTGGAGCAAAGAATCGGTAGATTGGATAGAATAGGCAGAAAGCATAATCATAATGTTAAGAATATCGTTTTTTATGAACCGGATACAGTAGAAGAAGATTTGTTTAATCTTTATAATAACTCACTTAATATTTTCGAAGAGTCATTATGTGGAATAGAAATAGTATTTGAAGATATGAATTCAGCAATTAAGGATCATCTAAAAAAAGGGGTTAAGATAGGATTTGAAAATTTATCTGAAACCTTATGTGATTTAAAAAAGATTGCAGAAGATCAGATTAGTTATGAAAATTTGTCTATTATGTTGCAACATTCAGATGATTCATACAAGAATATAGAAGACGAATTAATGAAGCATTTTGATGAGAGTTCCACGTTAAAGTATCAAGATGCAATTGCGTCATGGATAGAAGCACAAGAAATTGGGGATTGCAAGCTAAGCTCAAATCCTTATAGAGGAGCGAAGATACATATTTATGAAAGTTCAAAGCACAACGACTGCAAAGTCGAAGGGACTTTCTTTGTTAAAGATGCACTAGAATATGAGGATGTGGATTTTTTAACCTGTCAGCACCCTATTGTTAGAGAATTATCTGAAGAGGTTATTGATAGTAATGATGGAAGGTTTTCAGCTGTAAAAGTTAATGATTCAGATGTAGAATGGAAGGGACTTATTCTTTCATGGAATCTAGATCTTGATATTCCGGATTACTTTTCTGGCGAGTGGGATAAAGATCTCTTACCCTTAACAAATGAATTTATCACAAATAATAGAATTAAGATTGTTTATCCTATGAATGATTCAAAATACATGATGTATGAAGATATCATTAATAGTGTGGATAACGGACTGCTAAATAAAACTTGTGAAGATATTTCACGAAGCGAAATTGAAGATATATTAGATTATTCAGACCTAGAAGAAGATGTAAAAATCGCAATTAAAGAGACAAAATCGAAGTATTCAGAAATAGAAAAAAGTACTTTCGCACAAGCACTTCTTGAAAAGAAAATTGAAGATCTGGAGTTTAAGTGTCAATTAAACAATCAGATGAAAGTATCAAATACTTATGATGAAAAAAAACTCGAGTTATACAAGGCGCTCAGGAAAGCTATGAATGCAGCTAATGGCGTTTTGGATAGCATCTTATTTGTGTGCTTAGAGAAATAA
- a CDS encoding helicase-related protein — MKIIEIVEKYIEKQKTAQESIKLLNDMCCANKSLISPAVRFIKCIESNALYDSVSHLRQILLYEKSNIRISESYYEYLKNHSESLDLYFDDSNNIVAVKPWSLTDNDDLKYSYSFERKRNALGSYPDGDLLNYFGYDSYISIQQKLMIHSLKKMNPGDCLLACLPTGNGKSLLWQYAVASGKFTGLTVVIVPTVALISDHIKSDNKIFARLPWISSIFYSAKRNEKSETYMDELCEQIKNAKQTILYISPESLTNYKIVNALNYSAAHGNLSAIVVDEAHLIVDWGMNFRPEFQFIPALCEKYNNYESKIYTILTSATITESDSDTLRSIFKSGEFIEYRGESLRPEISYYSSYCISEKDRMYKIKKLVKSVPKPAIIYTGTKKQSDEYLELIKSMGITRVKQFTGDTSDNERDQLIELWRNDEIDIMVATSAFGMGVDKADVRTVITAYMPDSISRFYQEVGRSGRDGYSSLSFTLFCPIIDKGYVSDITDKRLLKTGSIIDRWNDIKAYAVIGDEPNFYKIDSSVTPEHLKYSKTGQKNSGWNQNVLLFLIRCGFLDIVDVKRSFTSGYKSYVITVRQKKFFTSRDNEAFEQLVEEQREKERKSILEAREAVEKMLSKNNEDCFSYYFQQEFPYTDGGCNGCPVCRKNEYSNWFPEGRISLIYNGQFKASRKYSFKNNCSMYMKLHSRGMLFYERSMSSNDHDLLVEHLIASGADIIVSEHFTNELKNKITNYMSNEYLLLTFDEFVNTPRQYIVGTITLFLDTGKEAKMLKQIEKLCNDIDGLNIVYVCEKDFYYEKEEHFLRDIVEYAIPITTILLEDVVC, encoded by the coding sequence ATGAAAATAATAGAGATAGTAGAAAAATATATTGAAAAGCAAAAAACAGCTCAAGAGAGCATTAAGTTGCTGAATGATATGTGTTGTGCTAATAAGTCTTTAATATCACCTGCTGTTAGGTTTATAAAGTGCATAGAATCAAATGCATTATATGATTCTGTTAGCCATTTGAGACAAATTTTGCTTTATGAAAAGTCTAATATACGTATATCAGAATCTTATTATGAATATCTAAAAAATCATTCTGAGAGTTTAGATTTATATTTTGATGATTCAAATAATATAGTTGCTGTTAAGCCTTGGTCTTTAACTGATAATGATGATTTGAAATATTCATATTCATTTGAACGAAAACGAAATGCTTTGGGATCATACCCTGATGGAGATTTGTTAAATTATTTCGGGTACGATTCATATATAAGCATTCAGCAAAAGCTAATGATTCATTCATTGAAAAAGATGAATCCAGGTGATTGTTTATTGGCTTGCCTTCCTACGGGAAATGGAAAGAGTTTGCTTTGGCAATATGCAGTGGCCAGTGGAAAGTTTACAGGATTAACTGTTGTAATAGTTCCAACAGTTGCACTTATTTCAGATCATATAAAGAGTGATAATAAAATATTTGCACGTCTTCCATGGATATCATCTATTTTTTACTCTGCTAAGAGAAATGAAAAATCAGAAACATACATGGATGAATTATGCGAACAAATAAAAAATGCTAAGCAGACAATTCTATATATATCACCAGAAAGTTTAACAAATTATAAAATTGTTAATGCACTAAACTATTCAGCAGCCCATGGTAACTTATCTGCAATCGTCGTTGATGAGGCACATTTAATTGTAGATTGGGGAATGAACTTCAGACCAGAATTTCAGTTTATTCCAGCTCTTTGCGAGAAGTATAATAATTATGAGTCAAAGATTTATACGATATTAACTTCGGCAACCATTACGGAAAGTGATTCAGATACTTTGAGGAGTATCTTTAAATCTGGTGAGTTCATTGAGTATCGAGGGGAGTCACTTAGACCAGAAATTTCCTATTACTCTAGCTATTGTATTAGCGAAAAAGATAGAATGTACAAAATTAAAAAGTTAGTGAAATCTGTTCCAAAGCCAGCGATTATTTATACGGGAACAAAGAAGCAGAGTGATGAATATCTAGAGCTTATAAAGAGTATGGGTATTACTAGAGTGAAACAGTTTACCGGAGATACCTCGGATAATGAACGTGATCAACTTATTGAATTGTGGAGAAATGATGAAATAGATATTATGGTTGCAACATCTGCTTTTGGAATGGGAGTAGATAAGGCTGATGTTAGAACTGTAATTACAGCTTACATGCCTGATAGTATAAGTAGGTTTTATCAAGAAGTCGGGAGAAGTGGAAGAGATGGATATTCATCTTTAAGTTTCACGTTATTTTGTCCTATTATTGACAAAGGATATGTTTCTGATATTACGGATAAGAGATTGCTAAAAACAGGAAGTATTATTGATCGGTGGAATGATATTAAGGCATATGCTGTCATAGGAGATGAACCAAATTTTTATAAGATTGATTCAAGTGTTACACCAGAACATTTGAAGTATTCAAAGACTGGACAGAAAAATAGTGGATGGAATCAGAATGTTTTGCTCTTTCTTATCAGATGTGGTTTTTTAGACATTGTTGATGTTAAACGTTCGTTTACTAGTGGTTATAAGTCATATGTGATTACTGTTAGACAGAAGAAATTTTTTACTTCAAGAGATAATGAGGCATTTGAACAATTAGTTGAAGAGCAAAGAGAAAAAGAAAGGAAATCAATATTAGAGGCGAGAGAAGCAGTTGAGAAAATGCTATCAAAGAATAATGAAGATTGCTTTTCTTATTATTTTCAGCAGGAATTTCCATATACAGATGGAGGATGTAATGGGTGTCCGGTTTGTAGAAAAAATGAGTATTCTAACTGGTTTCCAGAAGGAAGAATTAGCCTAATTTATAATGGGCAATTTAAAGCTTCAAGAAAATATTCTTTTAAAAATAATTGTTCTATGTATATGAAGTTGCATAGTCGAGGAATGCTTTTTTACGAGCGCAGCATGAGTAGTAATGATCATGATTTGCTTGTGGAACATTTAATCGCTTCTGGAGCAGATATTATTGTAAGTGAGCACTTTACCAATGAATTGAAGAATAAAATTACAAATTATATGTCCAATGAATATCTCTTGCTAACTTTTGATGAGTTTGTAAATACGCCCAGACAGTATATAGTCGGTACCATAACGTTGTTTCTAGATACTGGCAAAGAGGCTAAGATGTTGAAGCAAATAGAAAAGCTTTGTAATGATATTGATGGCTTGAACATAGTTTATGTTTGCGAAAAAGATTTTTATTATGAAAAGGAAGAACACTTTCTAAGAGATATAGTAGAATATGCTATTCCTATTACAACCATATTATTGGAGGATGTTGTATGTTAA
- the dndB gene encoding DNA sulfur modification protein DndB, producing the protein MNYCYKFPVVKGVQAGKDYYIAMVPLKMISALFPNDEEYVLPEHRAQRKLNESRIPEIKRYMLNNRDSYVFSALAASIDGEYRFVSTDQEDLGILEVSMDAHFLINDGQHRKAAILAALEEAPELSDETISVVFYEDMGLERSQQMFTDLNKHAVKTSNSIAELYDSRDELAVRTRAVVKAVSFFDEYIDKEKDILGKFSSSLFTLNNLYTANKRILRRYTCDDKFENFCIAYWNIVSEHMVPWKDMHERVISKTELREKYIAAQAVVLQALGRVGGCLFDNCKESDLEKLLIRLETIDWKRSHKEWQQRVIKPNGRMINNEKAIVLAANLIKKKIGIPLSNEEKEAEKEISR; encoded by the coding sequence ATGAACTATTGTTATAAATTTCCTGTGGTAAAAGGCGTTCAGGCTGGCAAAGATTATTATATTGCTATGGTGCCGTTAAAAATGATATCAGCATTGTTTCCGAATGATGAAGAATATGTTCTCCCAGAGCATAGAGCTCAGAGGAAATTAAATGAATCCAGAATTCCAGAAATAAAAAGGTATATGTTGAATAATAGAGATTCTTATGTCTTTTCAGCGTTAGCAGCAAGTATAGATGGCGAATATCGATTTGTTTCAACAGACCAAGAAGATTTGGGCATTTTAGAAGTATCTATGGATGCTCATTTCTTAATTAATGATGGGCAGCATAGAAAAGCTGCAATATTAGCAGCACTTGAAGAAGCTCCAGAACTATCAGATGAAACAATTTCGGTTGTTTTTTACGAAGATATGGGACTGGAAAGAAGTCAACAAATGTTTACAGATCTAAATAAGCATGCAGTTAAGACTTCCAATTCAATAGCTGAATTATATGATTCAAGGGATGAGCTTGCAGTACGTACGAGAGCTGTAGTTAAGGCCGTCTCATTTTTTGATGAATATATTGATAAAGAAAAAGATATTTTAGGTAAGTTTTCATCATCGCTATTTACTTTAAACAATCTGTATACAGCTAATAAGCGAATACTTAGAAGATATACTTGTGATGATAAATTTGAGAACTTTTGTATTGCTTATTGGAATATTGTTTCAGAACATATGGTTCCTTGGAAAGATATGCATGAGAGAGTTATTAGTAAAACAGAGTTAAGAGAAAAGTATATTGCAGCACAAGCCGTGGTTTTACAAGCTTTAGGCCGTGTTGGCGGATGCTTGTTTGATAATTGCAAAGAAAGTGATCTTGAAAAGTTACTAATAAGATTAGAAACAATTGATTGGAAGAGAAGTCATAAAGAATGGCAGCAAAGAGTAATAAAACCCAATGGTAGAATGATAAATAATGAGAAAGCAATAGTTTTAGCTGCAAATCTAATTAAGAAAAAAATCGGTATACCTCTTTCTAACGAAGAAAAAGAGGCAGAAAAAGAAATAAGTAGGTGA
- the dndC gene encoding DNA phosphorothioation system sulfurtransferase DndC translates to MDVNTSNEKSEVTITNESIRCLLTTVRNLYLCDDIPWVIGYSGGKDSTATVQLVWMAIQGLPKSLRKKTVHVINTDTLVESPVVSKWVKRSLEFMDEAAEEQDMPFVTHQLTPAADNTFWVNFIGRGYPFPRKKLRWCTDRLKIQPVNNFVKDKIAEHGEIIMVIGTRKAESARRAKTMAYYEKKRVRELLSPNPSLANELVFSPLEDWNDNDVWVFLMQHKNPWGYSNKELLTLYRGATADGECPLMIGKGLPSCGRSRFGCWVCTMVEKDKSMEAMIANDSEKEWMSSLLEFRNKFGDEEHDRERRSFRKMAGYLQGSYKQLYHGPYKKEVREEWLRDLLEVQKDINENGPAEFADLQLITLPELRNIRRIWVNEKHEFDDSLPRIYKEVTGKEFDDPEWISSNSFQSEEWDILKSVVEELYPDEELAFEMAYSLVDIENKSSGLNQRKGIADALENTIKRTYYKNEEDARQFYLGQTERKRDLGGKYNALALDDSYDEPYETDDDEEDKE, encoded by the coding sequence ATGGACGTGAATACAAGTAATGAAAAAAGTGAAGTGACTATTACGAATGAATCCATAAGATGTTTATTAACAACAGTAAGGAATTTATATCTATGTGATGATATTCCTTGGGTTATTGGATATTCCGGAGGAAAGGATAGTACAGCAACAGTTCAATTGGTTTGGATGGCTATACAAGGACTTCCGAAATCGCTTCGCAAAAAGACAGTTCATGTTATAAATACAGATACTTTAGTTGAATCACCTGTTGTATCAAAATGGGTGAAGAGATCACTAGAATTTATGGATGAGGCAGCTGAAGAACAAGATATGCCATTTGTAACACATCAGTTAACTCCTGCAGCTGACAATACATTCTGGGTTAATTTTATAGGTAGAGGTTATCCGTTTCCAAGAAAAAAACTTCGTTGGTGTACAGATCGATTGAAAATACAGCCTGTTAATAATTTTGTTAAAGATAAAATAGCAGAGCACGGCGAAATAATTATGGTAATTGGCACACGTAAAGCTGAAAGTGCGAGACGTGCTAAAACCATGGCTTATTATGAAAAAAAGCGTGTAAGAGAACTTCTTAGTCCTAATCCTTCACTTGCGAACGAACTTGTTTTCTCTCCACTTGAAGATTGGAATGATAATGATGTTTGGGTATTCTTAATGCAACATAAGAATCCTTGGGGATATTCAAACAAGGAGTTGCTTACTTTATATAGAGGAGCAACTGCGGATGGAGAATGTCCACTTATGATAGGCAAAGGACTTCCGAGCTGTGGAAGAAGTAGATTTGGTTGCTGGGTTTGTACCATGGTTGAAAAGGACAAATCAATGGAAGCTATGATAGCAAACGATTCTGAGAAGGAATGGATGTCTTCATTACTAGAATTTAGAAATAAATTTGGTGATGAAGAACATGATAGAGAGCGAAGAAGCTTTAGAAAGATGGCAGGTTATCTGCAGGGAAGTTATAAGCAGTTATATCATGGCCCTTATAAGAAGGAAGTCAGAGAAGAGTGGTTGCGTGATTTATTAGAGGTTCAAAAAGATATAAATGAAAATGGTCCTGCTGAATTTGCTGACCTTCAATTAATTACGCTTCCAGAGCTTAGAAATATCCGTAGAATATGGGTAAATGAAAAGCATGAGTTTGATGATTCTCTCCCTAGAATATACAAAGAGGTGACAGGAAAGGAATTTGATGATCCTGAATGGATTAGTTCTAATTCTTTCCAGTCAGAGGAATGGGATATTTTAAAATCAGTTGTCGAAGAGTTATATCCTGATGAAGAATTAGCATTTGAAATGGCTTATAGTCTGGTTGATATTGAGAATAAGTCTAGTGGATTAAATCAGAGAAAAGGTATAGCAGATGCATTAGAAAATACAATAAAGAGAACATATTACAAAAACGAGGAAGATGCAAGACAGTTTTATCTAGGACAAACAGAACGAAAACGAGATCTTGGGGGCAAGTACAATGCGCTTGCACTTGATGATTCATATGATGAACCATACGAAACAGATGATGACGAGGAAGATAAGGAATGA
- a CDS encoding AAA family ATPase: MEFTGKKPVVLIGGMNGRGKTTILEAVLLSLYGSNSFAYTESKYQSYGQYLKSYINKKDGTLSSFVEIIFLWIILMKKYIKFIVNGIQIPKGYMRKYGLRRMAKIVLF; this comes from the coding sequence ATGGAATTCACTGGAAAGAAACCCGTTGTTCTAATTGGCGGAATGAACGGAAGAGGTAAAACGACAATTCTAGAAGCGGTTTTATTAAGCCTTTATGGTTCGAATTCATTTGCATATACAGAGAGTAAATACCAATCATATGGTCAATATTTGAAATCATATATTAACAAGAAAGATGGTACACTGTCATCTTTTGTTGAAATAATTTTTCTATGGATAATTCTGATGAAGAAGTATATCAAGTTCATCGTGAATGGGATTCAAATACCCAAAGGGTACATGAGAAAATATGGGTTAAGAAGAATGGCGAAGATAGTCCTTTTTTAA
- the dndD gene encoding DNA sulfur modification protein DndD gives MDNSDEEVYQVHREWDSNTQRVHEKIWVKKNGEDSPFLTENWPMFVESILPSALSNFFFFDGEKIAELAVEETSHQMKESIKAMLGISVLDILDNDISKLITRIGKKISSNQDLTKLEELRNEKEAVGEELRMIDEEIDEVEKKKTRLINELENLNSEYQVKGGDIVEQKHDLMQERANKLNALASNQDDRFEMAAGELPLSLVMPLLADIRDEGEKEHDKRISSFALSKINELYADFKGKDENTDKFISFMKEKINANQSENIYNLSDATLYKVGMLYDHGLNNAKEQTKKLIDDEKEYQKNIDVIDGYLSVDINEKELSELYKTIKSTEKEIANCEVEIEDYHKKRSSINSNYILTSAEFSRMAESVLSSLEAVDSDERVVKYAHMAKDIIDQYRIRLQARKTSILASTMTSCYKKLANKKNLVSNIEMDPETLDLTYLNKDGEIVTKERLSAGEKQLMVISLLWSLAICSQKKLPVIIDTPLSRLDSAHRESLITTYFPNASEQTIILSTDSEIDEKYYELMQDSVGDRFTLEYNDEEKTTSLTKTYFGWE, from the coding sequence ATGGATAATTCTGATGAAGAAGTATATCAAGTTCATCGTGAATGGGATTCAAATACCCAAAGGGTACATGAGAAAATATGGGTTAAGAAGAATGGCGAAGATAGTCCTTTTTTAACAGAAAACTGGCCGATGTTCGTAGAAAGTATATTACCAAGCGCATTATCTAATTTTTTCTTCTTCGATGGTGAGAAAATTGCAGAACTAGCAGTAGAAGAAACTAGCCACCAAATGAAAGAATCAATAAAGGCTATGCTTGGAATATCAGTTCTTGATATTCTTGATAATGATATTAGTAAATTAATTACAAGAATCGGCAAGAAAATTTCATCAAATCAAGATCTTACTAAATTGGAAGAGCTTAGAAATGAAAAAGAAGCTGTCGGTGAAGAATTAAGAATGATTGATGAAGAGATAGATGAAGTTGAGAAAAAGAAAACTAGATTAATTAACGAATTGGAAAATCTTAATTCTGAATATCAAGTAAAAGGTGGAGATATTGTTGAACAAAAACATGATTTAATGCAGGAGAGAGCCAATAAGCTTAACGCACTTGCCAGCAATCAGGATGATAGATTTGAGATGGCGGCAGGAGAATTGCCTTTATCACTAGTGATGCCATTATTAGCTGATATTAGAGATGAAGGTGAAAAAGAGCATGATAAGAGGATATCTTCTTTTGCGCTAAGTAAAATAAATGAATTGTACGCTGATTTTAAAGGGAAAGATGAAAATACTGACAAGTTTATATCTTTTATGAAAGAGAAAATCAACGCTAATCAAAGTGAAAACATATATAATCTGTCAGACGCAACATTATATAAAGTCGGTATGCTGTATGATCATGGCCTTAATAATGCTAAAGAGCAGACAAAAAAACTCATAGATGATGAAAAGGAATATCAAAAGAATATAGATGTAATTGACGGATACTTGTCTGTTGATATCAATGAGAAAGAATTAAGTGAGCTATATAAGACTATAAAATCAACAGAAAAGGAAATTGCTAATTGCGAAGTTGAAATAGAAGATTACCATAAGAAGAGATCAAGCATAAATAGTAATTATATTTTGACATCTGCTGAATTTAGTAGGATGGCAGAAAGTGTATTATCTTCGCTTGAAGCAGTGGATTCTGACGAAAGAGTCGTTAAGTATGCTCATATGGCGAAAGATATAATAGATCAATATAGAATTAGATTACAAGCAAGAAAAACTAGTATTCTTGCTTCAACAATGACTTCATGCTACAAGAAATTAGCAAATAAGAAGAACTTGGTATCTAATATTGAGATGGATCCTGAAACTTTGGATCTTACATATTTAAATAAAGATGGAGAGATAGTAACTAAAGAGCGCTTATCTGCAGGAGAAAAGCAATTGATGGTAATTTCATTGTTATGGTCTTTAGCAATTTGCTCTCAGAAAAAGCTTCCGGTTATTATTGATACACCATTATCAAGACTAGATTCAGCGCATAGAGAATCATTGATTACAACTTATTTCCCTAATGCAAGTGAGCAGACAATAATACTGTCTACAGATTCTGAAATAGATGAGAAGTATTATGAGCTAATGCAGGACAGTGTAGGAGATAGATTTACACTTGAATACAATGACGAAGAGAAAACAACTTCATTAACAAAAACTTATTTTGGATGGGAATAA
- the dndE gene encoding DNA sulfur modification protein DndE, with protein MIVKQIKLSNAAKEKLGRLKGKTGIKNWNILCRWALCFSLSENTIPTDVPIIADSNVEMSWYTFGGEYSDIYDALMIAWCKKMSLPTDEQTLAKYFKLHLERGLAYLCGTNFIKSLDDLLKLSIEE; from the coding sequence ATGATAGTAAAACAGATAAAGTTGTCAAATGCCGCTAAAGAAAAGCTTGGAAGATTAAAAGGTAAAACGGGTATAAAAAACTGGAATATTTTATGTAGATGGGCTTTGTGTTTTTCTTTATCAGAAAATACGATTCCAACAGATGTCCCTATTATTGCGGATAGTAATGTTGAAATGTCATGGTATACTTTCGGCGGGGAGTATAGTGATATTTATGATGCACTTATGATTGCGTGGTGTAAGAAAATGAGCCTTCCAACTGATGAACAAACCCTTGCAAAATATTTCAAATTACATTTGGAAAGAGGGCTAGCATATCTTTGTGGAACCAATTTTATAAAAAGCCTTGATGACTTGTTAAAACTTTCAATAGAGGAATAA